One genomic window of Thermus caldifontis includes the following:
- the bfr gene encoding bacterioferritin: MKGHPDVIQSLQERLSEELAAILQYMVHAEMAENWGFKALAHHLKAHAITEMRHAEKHIERILFLEGFPEVSRIGEIRIGKTVEEILFKDYEGELQAVKGYNETMNLAQSLGDNGTRDMVAEILKDEEGHVDWLEAQRELLAQMGLPNYLQYLVGEAE; encoded by the coding sequence ATGAAAGGTCATCCCGATGTGATCCAAAGCCTACAGGAAAGGCTTTCCGAAGAACTGGCCGCCATTTTGCAGTACATGGTCCATGCGGAGATGGCGGAGAACTGGGGCTTCAAGGCCCTGGCCCACCACCTCAAGGCCCACGCCATCACCGAGATGCGCCATGCGGAGAAGCACATTGAGCGCATCCTCTTCCTGGAGGGATTTCCTGAGGTGAGCCGGATCGGGGAGATCCGGATCGGCAAAACGGTGGAGGAGATCCTCTTCAAGGACTACGAGGGGGAGCTCCAGGCGGTGAAGGGCTACAACGAGACCATGAACCTGGCCCAGAGCCTGGGGGATAACGGTACCCGGGACATGGTGGCGGAGATCCTCAAAGATGAGGAAGGCCACGTGGACTGGCTGGAGGCCCAGCGGGAACTCCTGGCCCAGATGGGCCTTCCCAACTACCTCCAGTACCTGGTGGGGGAAGCGGAGTAA
- the nadB gene encoding L-aspartate oxidase translates to METLSADLLILGAGIAGVYAALAAEERGAKVLLLSKDPLPSGSTPWAQGGVAFPLDEVDLKAHLEDTLRAGRGLVEEAVARSILQEAPRHLEKLLSLGLPFHPEPTREGGHSRARVRHLGGDRSGLFLLQGLLKRLRGPVLEGHMAVSLLLGEGRVAGALVLGPGGLQVVRAGAVLLATGGLGRLFPVTTNPEGATGDGMALAYLARATLRDLEFIQFHPTALPDGSLVSEACRGEGAILLNAQGERFMPRYDPLGELAPRDVVARAVHRERVRTGGVYLDLRPIPHLESRFPTVVAAAQALGFNPLREPVPVAPAAHYAMGGVKTDLWGFTGVSGLYAAGEVASTGFHGANRLASNSLLEGLVMGERAAKAALQDLAHPRRAEPLPILLLDPGHLKPLRERMGQAAGVVRRGWELAQALAWVEGLPLEETLPDNLPASGDPKALRAFLEAGHLALLSRLLLRMALMREESRGAHFREEFPQEAQEPYHLEVQGTPGAASQAPNPVRLPLRAGGDQPGYNAPGGSL, encoded by the coding sequence TGGGCCCAAGGGGGGGTGGCCTTTCCCCTGGACGAGGTGGACCTAAAGGCCCACCTGGAGGATACCTTGAGGGCAGGCCGGGGCCTGGTGGAGGAGGCCGTGGCCCGGTCCATCCTGCAGGAAGCCCCTCGCCACCTGGAAAAGCTCCTTTCCCTAGGGCTTCCCTTCCACCCCGAGCCCACCCGGGAAGGGGGGCACTCCCGGGCCCGGGTCCGGCACCTGGGGGGGGACCGAAGCGGCCTTTTCCTCCTCCAGGGGCTTCTTAAGCGGCTTAGGGGTCCGGTCCTCGAGGGGCACATGGCGGTAAGCCTTCTTCTGGGGGAAGGCCGGGTGGCGGGGGCCTTGGTCCTGGGGCCCGGGGGGCTACAGGTGGTACGGGCCGGGGCGGTGCTCCTGGCCACGGGAGGCCTGGGGCGGCTTTTCCCGGTGACCACCAACCCCGAAGGGGCCACCGGGGACGGGATGGCCCTGGCCTACCTGGCGAGAGCCACCCTAAGGGATCTGGAGTTCATCCAGTTTCATCCCACGGCCCTCCCCGATGGAAGCCTGGTGAGCGAGGCCTGCCGGGGGGAAGGAGCCATCCTCCTGAACGCCCAGGGAGAGCGGTTCATGCCCCGGTATGACCCCTTGGGGGAGCTGGCCCCCAGGGACGTGGTGGCGCGGGCCGTCCACCGGGAGAGGGTGAGGACCGGGGGGGTGTACCTGGACCTGAGGCCAATCCCCCACCTGGAGTCCCGCTTTCCCACGGTGGTGGCGGCAGCGCAGGCCCTGGGCTTCAACCCCTTGAGGGAACCCGTGCCCGTGGCCCCTGCGGCCCACTATGCCATGGGGGGCGTGAAGACCGACCTCTGGGGCTTTACGGGGGTTTCCGGCCTTTACGCGGCCGGGGAGGTGGCCTCCACGGGTTTCCACGGGGCCAACCGCCTGGCCTCCAATAGCCTCCTGGAGGGCTTGGTGATGGGGGAACGGGCCGCCAAAGCCGCCCTTCAGGACCTGGCCCACCCCAGGAGGGCGGAACCCCTTCCCATCCTGCTCCTGGATCCCGGGCACCTTAAGCCCCTACGGGAAAGGATGGGCCAGGCGGCCGGGGTGGTGCGCCGGGGGTGGGAGCTGGCCCAGGCCCTGGCCTGGGTGGAGGGCCTTCCCCTGGAGGAAACCCTGCCGGACAACCTCCCCGCTTCCGGGGATCCAAAGGCCCTGCGCGCCTTCCTGGAGGCGGGCCACCTGGCCCTTCTTTCCCGGCTCCTCTTGCGCATGGCCCTTATGCGGGAGGAAAGCCGGGGGGCCCACTTCCGGGAGGAGTTTCCCCAGGAGGCCCAAGAGCCCTACCACCTCGAGGTCCAGGGGACACCGGGGGCGGCAAGCCAAGCCCCCAACCCGGTCCGGCTTCCCCTTCGGGCTGGTGGGGACCAGCCGGGGTATAATGCTCCTGGAGGTTCTTTATGA